A genome region from Phosphitispora fastidiosa includes the following:
- the accB gene encoding acetyl-CoA carboxylase biotin carboxyl carrier protein produces the protein MVKPNKVEITDTTLRDAHQSLWATRMRTEDMLPICEKLDQVGYHSLEVWGGATFDVCLRFLNEDPWERLRQLKKAVKNTPLQMLLRGQSLVGLKHYPDDMVEAFVDKAVQNGIDIIRIFDALNDIRNLEVPIKMSKKAGAHVQAAVVYTISPVHTPDHYLETAQKLAEMGADSICIKDMAGLLSPHVAYDLVKTIKKHLNLPLQLHSHYIGGLAVGAYLKAADAGVDVVDTAALPLAFGASQPPVETVVRILQESPHDTRLDIHTLFEVSKYFEDLRKKHGYERGVTRLTDMRVFEHQVPGGMISNLVSQLEEQKALHRIHEVLAEIPSVREDMGYPPLVTPTSQIVGTQAVLNVLTGKRYKLVPGEVRAYVQGQYGKPPAPIKEEIIQQILGDSNVKLIKGRPADLLAPIMDKMKKEIQDLAESEEDVLSYAMYPPVARKFFEWRLNRGLDTEDAAVALPAVETPRDVEAGLPESSVQVNNDSDGLVTKEGKTMNLSEIKELIKMLDETDICELQLESAGVKVAIRKSGTAPGTGFSASPEAAANNGRAVAVEAAGAPVGGKGADRENLIPVVAPMVGTFYRSPAPEAAPFVEVGQMVTEGQTVCIIEAMKLMNEIEAEISGRIVEILVDNNHPVEYGQTLFLIEKV, from the coding sequence ATGGTAAAACCCAATAAGGTAGAAATAACCGATACCACTTTAAGAGATGCACATCAAAGCCTGTGGGCTACCCGGATGAGAACTGAAGATATGCTGCCGATATGTGAAAAGCTGGACCAGGTGGGTTACCACTCACTGGAGGTTTGGGGAGGAGCTACCTTCGATGTCTGCCTGCGATTTCTAAATGAAGACCCCTGGGAGAGATTGCGGCAGTTAAAAAAAGCGGTGAAAAATACCCCCCTGCAGATGCTGCTGCGCGGCCAGTCTCTGGTGGGGTTAAAACACTATCCTGATGATATGGTTGAGGCTTTTGTAGATAAGGCGGTACAGAACGGGATTGATATAATTCGTATTTTTGATGCCCTTAATGATATCCGAAATCTGGAAGTACCTATTAAAATGTCGAAAAAGGCGGGAGCCCATGTTCAGGCAGCAGTTGTCTATACCATCAGCCCGGTACATACCCCGGATCACTATCTGGAAACAGCGCAAAAGCTCGCCGAAATGGGCGCGGATTCCATTTGTATCAAGGATATGGCAGGACTGTTGTCGCCACATGTAGCCTATGACCTGGTCAAAACCATCAAGAAACACCTGAATCTGCCTTTGCAGCTGCACAGCCACTACATCGGCGGCCTCGCTGTAGGGGCTTACCTGAAGGCAGCAGATGCCGGTGTTGATGTAGTTGATACTGCGGCGCTGCCACTGGCCTTCGGAGCATCCCAGCCGCCTGTGGAAACTGTTGTCAGGATTTTGCAGGAGTCGCCACATGATACCAGGCTGGATATCCATACCCTGTTTGAGGTATCCAAGTATTTTGAGGACCTCAGGAAGAAGCACGGTTATGAACGTGGAGTTACCAGACTTACCGATATGAGGGTATTTGAGCACCAGGTACCCGGCGGCATGATCTCCAACCTGGTATCCCAGCTTGAGGAACAAAAGGCCCTGCACCGGATTCATGAAGTACTGGCAGAGATACCGTCGGTCAGGGAGGATATGGGATATCCGCCTCTGGTTACCCCAACCAGTCAGATAGTCGGAACCCAGGCTGTGCTCAATGTACTTACAGGTAAGCGTTATAAGCTGGTCCCCGGTGAAGTGCGTGCTTATGTTCAGGGACAGTACGGCAAACCGCCTGCTCCCATAAAAGAGGAAATTATCCAACAAATCCTGGGAGACAGTAATGTAAAGCTGATAAAAGGCCGGCCTGCTGACTTGTTAGCGCCGATAATGGATAAAATGAAAAAGGAAATACAGGATTTGGCAGAGTCTGAAGAGGATGTGCTGTCATATGCGATGTATCCCCCGGTTGCCAGGAAGTTCTTTGAGTGGCGGCTGAACAGGGGCCTGGATACCGAAGACGCGGCTGTTGCACTTCCCGCTGTAGAAACGCCCAGGGATGTGGAGGCCGGTCTTCCGGAAAGCAGTGTACAGGTAAACAATGACTCAGACGGTTTAGTGACTAAGGAGGGAAAAACCATGAACTTATCAGAAATCAAGGAACTTATTAAAATGCTGGATGAAACAGACATCTGTGAACTCCAACTGGAAAGCGCCGGAGTTAAAGTTGCCATCAGAAAATCCGGAACTGCGCCGGGAACAGGCTTCAGCGCCTCTCCTGAAGCCGCTGCTAATAATGGCAGAGCTGTGGCAGTTGAAGCTGCCGGAGCTCCTGTAGGGGGAAAGGGTGCTGATAGGGAGAATCTGATTCCGGTTGTAGCGCCAATGGTAGGGACTTTCTACCGCTCCCCGGCTCCTGAGGCTGCTCCTTTTGTAGAAGTAGGACAGATGGTGACTG